The following proteins come from a genomic window of Campylobacter concisus:
- the miaA gene encoding tRNA (adenosine(37)-N6)-dimethylallyltransferase MiaA, translating into MFKEFAIIGTTASGKSDLAFELAKELNGVILSLDSLALYKEIDIASAKPNKEQLEAIKHFGVDEIYPDEEFSVGAFFEIYKNAKGFARSQDCPLIITGGSGFYLKSMLSGLAPDVPKCELNLSNEEIYELAVKIDPEFASKFSQNDSYRLEKWYQIYKFSNQIPSIWLRENTKESIIKELAIFEILWDKDELRERIKKRTKGMLEAGLVDEAKFLFNKYKSEPKPLKSIGLKECKQFLDKEISQNELEELIATHTAQLAKRQRTFNRSQFEKKFVGDLDQIRSEILKFLRE; encoded by the coding sequence TTGTTTAAAGAATTTGCAATAATTGGCACCACAGCAAGTGGCAAGAGCGATCTTGCATTTGAGCTTGCAAAGGAGCTTAATGGCGTCATCTTAAGCCTTGATTCGCTTGCACTTTATAAAGAGATAGATATCGCCAGCGCAAAGCCAAATAAAGAGCAGCTTGAAGCCATAAAGCACTTTGGTGTAGATGAAATTTATCCTGATGAAGAATTTAGCGTTGGGGCATTTTTTGAAATTTATAAAAATGCAAAGGGTTTTGCACGCTCACAAGACTGCCCACTCATCATCACAGGAGGTAGCGGATTTTATCTAAAATCAATGCTTAGCGGACTTGCACCAGATGTGCCAAAATGTGAGCTAAATTTAAGCAATGAAGAAATTTACGAGTTAGCTGTAAAAATCGATCCAGAGTTTGCAAGCAAATTTAGCCAAAACGACTCTTATCGCCTCGAAAAGTGGTATCAAATTTATAAATTTAGTAACCAAATCCCAAGCATTTGGCTAAGAGAAAACACCAAAGAGAGCATCATAAAAGAGCTAGCTATATTTGAAATTTTATGGGATAAAGATGAGCTTAGAGAACGTATCAAAAAGAGAACAAAAGGCATGCTTGAAGCCGGGCTCGTAGATGAGGCGAAATTTTTGTTTAATAAATACAAAAGTGAGCCAAAACCACTAAAATCAATAGGTTTAAAAGAGTGCAAGCAATTTTTAGATAAAGAAATTTCTCAAAACGAGCTTGAAGAGCTCATAGCTACGCACACGGCTCAGTTAGCAAAACGCCAGCGAACCTTTAATCGCTCGCAGTTTGAAAAAAAATTCGTGGGTGATTTGGATCAAATTAGAAGTGAAATTTTAAAATTTTTAAGAGAATAA
- a CDS encoding FAD-dependent oxidoreductase yields the protein MGKVAIIGDSFSALFTAYELAKKGEEILIISSQKDDFTNGILAPFGIHALAKDGSISSSFMGLVSKKSELDISICLNETFRAWMANFTLKSTKAHDKKMQILFSKFGKKNFEILRELNEKYPQINFGESGVYLLFSNDESFKKRLDEIKVAHSEQEILSVDKELANFGLINKNIKGAINLAKNASIDTNELKKALINELNSLGAKFINDEIYELKTQGQIVQKATGNNAEYEADNFVIASKNLELSNKLGTSLNAILAKFYTIDLSLNEGQIPKKPIILNDLFAKIYPTKNGVMIITNLQVGAIDTLVKTEKINAFLNELKIHLGISELKEPSFRANYVLLSSNDKPALGRDNIYSNLIYNQAYGLNELSFAPYFASVLASLIKDSKNNEENDEILLFSSFYEG from the coding sequence ATGGGCAAAGTAGCGATTATTGGAGATAGTTTTAGTGCGTTATTTACGGCTTACGAATTAGCTAAAAAGGGTGAAGAAATTTTAATTATTAGCAGCCAAAAAGATGATTTTACAAATGGAATTTTAGCGCCTTTTGGCATACACGCTCTTGCAAAAGATGGATCGATATCTAGCTCGTTTATGGGGCTAGTTAGCAAAAAAAGCGAGCTTGATATAAGTATTTGCTTAAATGAAACCTTTAGAGCTTGGATGGCAAATTTTACACTTAAATCAACCAAAGCTCATGATAAAAAGATGCAAATTTTGTTTTCAAAATTTGGCAAAAAAAACTTTGAAATTTTAAGAGAGCTAAACGAAAAATATCCGCAGATAAATTTCGGTGAGAGCGGTGTTTATCTACTTTTTAGCAATGATGAAAGCTTTAAAAAAAGGCTTGATGAGATAAAGGTTGCGCATAGCGAGCAAGAAATTTTAAGCGTAGATAAAGAGCTTGCAAATTTTGGGCTAATAAATAAAAACATAAAAGGCGCTATAAATTTAGCCAAAAACGCAAGTATTGACACAAATGAGCTCAAAAAAGCTTTGATAAATGAGCTAAATTCTCTCGGAGCAAAATTTATAAATGATGAAATTTATGAGCTAAAAACGCAGGGGCAAATAGTGCAAAAAGCTACCGGCAATAACGCCGAATATGAGGCCGATAACTTTGTGATTGCCTCAAAAAATTTAGAGCTTTCAAATAAACTAGGCACGAGCTTAAATGCGATTTTGGCTAAATTTTATACTATTGATCTTAGCCTAAATGAAGGGCAAATCCCTAAAAAACCAATCATTTTAAATGATCTATTTGCCAAAATTTATCCAACTAAAAATGGCGTTATGATTATTACAAATTTACAAGTCGGCGCTATCGATACGCTTGTTAAAACTGAAAAGATTAATGCATTTTTAAATGAACTAAAGATACATCTTGGTATAAGCGAGCTAAAAGAGCCTAGCTTTAGGGCAAACTACGTACTTCTTAGCTCAAACGATAAGCCAGCTCTTGGACGCGATAACATATATAGTAACTTGATCTATAACCAAGCTTATGGACTAAATGAACTTAGTTTTGCTCCGTATTTTGCCAGTGTTTTGGCTAGTCTTATAAAAGATAGCAAAAATAACGAGGAAAATGATGAAATTTTACTCTTTAGCTCGTTTTACGAGGGCTAG
- the mqnP gene encoding menaquinone biosynthesis prenyltransferase MqnP, producing MIEKLKIIAELIVFKHSVFALPFIFVAMIVANKIESGSAWFGFKLLILGTFCAVSARNFAMAFNRYKDEDIDKLNPRTASRPSVDGRIGRSNMQLFIVANAFVFITCAYFINSLAFWLSFPILAVLGGYSLFKRFSELAHLVLGLSLGLAPIAGVVAVSAAIPLWSVLLCLGVTFWVAGFDLLYSLQDMKFDKENKLFSIPAIYGDKATLFLSAIFHALAFIFWLLFAWAAGLGAMAFFGILVSGVILFFEHRIVRRDFSKIDRAFFTLNGYLGILFFIFVWISVL from the coding sequence ATGATAGAAAAATTAAAAATTATCGCTGAACTTATCGTTTTTAAGCATTCTGTTTTTGCTTTGCCTTTTATTTTTGTTGCGATGATAGTTGCTAACAAGATAGAAAGTGGCTCGGCTTGGTTTGGTTTTAAGCTGCTTATCTTAGGTACTTTTTGCGCTGTTAGTGCTAGAAATTTTGCTATGGCTTTTAATAGATATAAAGATGAAGATATCGATAAGCTAAATCCGCGAACTGCGAGCCGTCCAAGTGTTGATGGTCGTATCGGTAGGAGCAATATGCAGCTTTTTATCGTGGCAAATGCGTTTGTTTTTATCACATGCGCTTATTTTATAAATTCGCTCGCATTTTGGCTAAGTTTTCCTATTTTAGCTGTTCTTGGCGGATATTCGCTATTTAAACGCTTTAGCGAGCTAGCACACCTAGTGCTTGGCCTTAGCCTAGGTCTTGCTCCAATCGCTGGCGTGGTCGCAGTGAGCGCTGCTATACCGCTTTGGAGCGTATTACTTTGTCTTGGTGTGACATTTTGGGTAGCTGGATTTGACTTGCTTTACTCACTTCAAGATATGAAATTTGATAAAGAAAACAAGCTTTTTAGTATACCAGCTATTTACGGCGACAAGGCTACACTTTTTTTATCAGCCATTTTTCACGCTTTAGCTTTTATATTTTGGCTACTTTTTGCTTGGGCGGCTGGACTTGGAGCGATGGCATTTTTTGGAATTTTAGTAAGTGGCGTTATTTTATTTTTTGAGCATAGGATCGTAAGACGCGACTTTAGCAAGATAGATAGAGCATTTTTTACATTAAATGGCTATTTGGGAATTTTATTTTTTATCTTTGTTTGGATTAGTGTATTATGA
- a CDS encoding DUF6115 domain-containing protein, translated as MEIYIFLGFGIVLAIIVALMLIKDSETNKKFARFERAIESVMQENFNLKKQISMLEGEAFKNSEQYEPLKKQIKENIDLQINEKIVPIIRAIKSIERVIDDFATEQKDRIVSLEERTRDINKIAPSVINEEEQILKMFKDGKSAAMIAKDLHVGMGRVEFVLKFHKLA; from the coding sequence ATGGAAATTTATATTTTTTTAGGCTTTGGTATCGTCTTGGCGATAATAGTAGCTTTAATGTTGATAAAAGATAGTGAGACAAATAAAAAATTTGCGAGATTTGAGCGAGCGATAGAAAGTGTTATGCAAGAAAATTTCAATCTAAAAAAGCAAATTTCAATGCTTGAGGGCGAGGCGTTTAAAAATAGTGAACAATATGAGCCACTTAAAAAACAGATAAAAGAAAATATTGATTTGCAAATAAATGAAAAGATTGTACCAATAATTCGTGCGATTAAGAGCATCGAGCGAGTAATTGATGATTTTGCAACAGAGCAAAAAGATAGGATAGTCAGTCTTGAAGAGCGAACAAGAGATATTAATAAAATCGCACCAAGCGTCATCAATGAAGAAGAGCAAATTTTAAAAATGTTTAAAGACGGAAAAAGTGCAGCGATGATCGCAAAGGACCTTCATGTTGGAATGGGGCGAGTCGAGTTTGTGCTTAAATTTCATAAATTAGCCTAA